From one Flavobacterium sp. N502536 genomic stretch:
- a CDS encoding DEAD/DEAH box helicase, whose amino-acid sequence MSKQFSSLGISAPILKALSELNIVEPTEIQQKTIPLLLAETHDVVGLAKTGTGKTAAFGLPLLQLIDTESPVVQAVILVPTRELGQQIFRNLEGFGKHLPNVSIASTCGGIPIKPQIERLTQPTHIVVATPGRLIDLIQRKAIDLKQTAYLVLDEADEMVSILKESLDEIVAELPKKHRTLLFSATLPGTIKQLIQNYLNKNVVQVSASMETVGNQGIDHEYIVVDPIEKLDVLMHFLNSREGERGIIFCKTKAAVNKLAKNLAINRFSSGALHGSLSQGIRDRIMEQFREGHINILVATDLAARGIDVKEISYVVNYHLPDTYENYVHRSGRTARAGAKGLSLTVLQEEEVVEIPEFEQELGIKFTKFQKPSVASLEENNTLLWAKQIFKTKPNHDISTELKTKVKTVFHHLTKDELIEKLLANYVLQNKVEVAEKPVKKFKK is encoded by the coding sequence ATGTCTAAACAATTCTCATCATTAGGAATTTCAGCACCAATTTTAAAAGCGTTAAGCGAATTGAATATTGTTGAACCTACGGAAATCCAACAAAAAACAATTCCGTTACTTTTAGCTGAAACTCACGATGTAGTTGGTTTAGCCAAAACCGGAACCGGTAAAACAGCTGCCTTCGGATTGCCATTGCTGCAATTAATCGATACAGAATCTCCTGTAGTTCAGGCCGTCATTTTGGTTCCAACAAGAGAGCTTGGACAACAAATATTCAGAAATTTAGAAGGTTTCGGAAAACACCTTCCAAACGTTTCTATCGCTTCCACTTGTGGAGGAATTCCAATAAAACCACAAATCGAACGCTTGACTCAGCCTACCCATATTGTAGTAGCAACACCGGGACGTTTGATCGATTTGATTCAGCGCAAAGCCATTGATTTAAAACAAACAGCCTATTTAGTACTGGATGAAGCCGATGAAATGGTCTCTATCCTTAAAGAGAGTTTGGACGAAATTGTTGCTGAACTTCCTAAAAAACACCGTACTTTATTGTTCTCCGCTACTTTACCGGGAACAATCAAGCAGTTGATTCAGAATTACTTAAATAAAAATGTTGTTCAGGTTAGCGCAAGCATGGAAACTGTTGGGAACCAAGGGATTGATCACGAATATATTGTAGTAGATCCCATTGAAAAACTGGATGTTTTGATGCATTTTTTAAATTCAAGAGAAGGCGAACGCGGTATTATTTTCTGTAAAACCAAAGCAGCAGTCAATAAACTGGCCAAGAATCTGGCCATCAATCGTTTTTCTTCTGGAGCGCTTCACGGTAGTTTGTCACAGGGAATTCGTGACAGGATTATGGAGCAGTTTCGTGAGGGGCACATCAACATACTGGTCGCTACCGATTTAGCTGCAAGAGGAATCGACGTAAAAGAAATTTCTTATGTAGTCAACTATCATCTTCCTGACACCTACGAAAACTATGTTCACCGTAGCGGAAGAACCGCGAGAGCAGGAGCAAAAGGGCTATCATTAACCGTTTTGCAGGAAGAAGAAGTAGTAGAAATTCCTGAATTTGAACAAGAACTGGGGATTAAATTTACTAAATTTCAAAAACCTTCGGTAGCAAGTCTTGAAGAAAACAATACGCTTTTATGGGCCAAACAAATTTTCAAAACAAAACCGAATCATGATATTTCAACAGAATTAAAAACTAAGGTAAAAACAGTTTTTCATCATCTGACTAAAGACGAACTGATTGAGAAATTGTTAGCCAATTATGTTTTACAGAACAAAGTTGAAGTGGCCGAAAAACCTGTTAAAAAATTCAAAAAGTAA
- a CDS encoding NAD(P)/FAD-dependent oxidoreductase — MKIVIIGGGFAGINLAKELVHHPQIQVTLVDKNNYNFFPPLIYQVATAFLEPSSISYPFRKFFAGKKNLQFRLGELLSVVPAENKIILNNGELTYDHLVFATGAETSYFGMENVMKNAIPMKTLNDAIEMRNALLKNLEKAAITKDIRKRRKLLTIVVAGGGPTGVEVSGMFAEMRKSILLKEYPELETSASNVYLVDGGDALLSPMSKASQEDTLDALTKLGVVVKLQTRVVDYVDDTVHFANGETIKTKNLIWAAGVSAKTFEGIPTESYGRGKRMATDQYNKVNGLVNIYAIGDTAITAGDKNFPDGHPQVAQVAIQQGLNLAKNFKAMIQNKPLKAFLYNDKGSMAIIGKNKAVVDLPSPKWHFKGFFAWIIWLFIHLISLITYRNRLNTFWNWMVAYFARDQSLRMIIRPDKRQQRE; from the coding sequence ATGAAGATAGTCATCATAGGAGGTGGTTTTGCAGGAATCAATCTTGCAAAAGAGCTTGTACACCATCCTCAAATACAGGTAACCCTTGTAGACAAGAACAATTATAACTTTTTTCCACCACTTATATATCAGGTTGCAACCGCATTTTTAGAACCTTCGAGTATCAGTTATCCTTTCAGAAAATTCTTTGCAGGCAAAAAAAACCTGCAATTTCGTCTGGGGGAATTGCTTTCAGTAGTTCCGGCTGAGAATAAAATTATCCTGAATAACGGAGAATTAACATACGATCATTTGGTTTTTGCAACCGGTGCAGAAACGAGTTATTTTGGAATGGAAAACGTTATGAAAAACGCCATTCCGATGAAAACATTAAACGATGCCATCGAAATGCGTAATGCACTGCTTAAAAACCTTGAAAAAGCAGCAATTACCAAAGATATCCGTAAACGACGCAAACTGCTAACCATTGTGGTAGCAGGAGGAGGGCCAACAGGAGTGGAGGTATCCGGGATGTTTGCCGAAATGCGAAAAAGCATTCTTTTAAAAGAGTATCCGGAACTGGAAACCTCTGCGAGTAATGTTTATTTGGTCGATGGGGGAGACGCACTCCTCTCGCCTATGAGCAAAGCTTCTCAGGAAGATACTCTGGATGCACTTACCAAACTTGGTGTTGTGGTAAAACTTCAAACACGCGTTGTTGACTATGTTGATGATACTGTTCATTTTGCAAATGGAGAAACAATTAAAACCAAAAATCTGATTTGGGCAGCCGGAGTTTCTGCCAAAACTTTTGAAGGAATCCCAACAGAAAGTTATGGCCGCGGAAAACGCATGGCAACAGATCAATACAATAAAGTAAATGGACTCGTAAATATTTACGCTATCGGTGACACGGCCATCACAGCCGGTGATAAAAATTTCCCTGACGGACATCCGCAGGTAGCGCAGGTTGCCATTCAACAAGGATTGAATTTAGCCAAAAACTTTAAAGCAATGATACAGAACAAACCTTTAAAGGCATTCCTGTACAATGACAAAGGTTCAATGGCTATTATTGGAAAAAATAAGGCAGTTGTAGATTTACCTAGTCCGAAATGGCATTTTAAAGGATTTTTTGCGTGGATTATCTGGCTGTTTATCCACCTGATATCCCTGATTACTTATAGAAACAGATTAAATACATTCTGGAACTGGATGGTGGCTTATTTTGCAAGAGATCAGTCTTTGAGAATGATTATCAGACCAGATAAAAGACAACAAAGAGAATAG
- a CDS encoding multidrug effflux MFS transporter produces the protein MTTKKYIKLILILGSLTALGPFSIDMYLPGFSGIAKDLHTSVAKVSMSLSSYFIGISAGQLLYGPLLDRFGRKKPLFIGLMVYILASLGCIYVTTIDSFILLRFVQAVGSCAATVASVAMVRDLFPVKDIPKVFSLLMLVVGLSPMLAPTIGGYVTEDYGWHTVFFILMCMGIAILIASQLGLPNTYKPDTSISLKPKPIITNFLKVLREPQFYTYAFTGAIAFSGLFSYVAASPIIFMDIYHVDAKTYGWIFAFMSVSFIGSSQLNSALLKKYSSEQMIFGALISQSVISIVFLILALNNLLGLYETIGMLFLFLACLGISNPNTAGLTLAPFAKNTGSASALMGAIQLGIGALASFAVGIFVKDSVAPMVAIMTTTTITAFIVLNIGKRFIKQKVELTKEDDVMIGH, from the coding sequence ATGACAACAAAAAAATACATTAAGCTCATCCTTATCTTAGGTTCTTTAACAGCACTTGGCCCTTTTTCAATTGATATGTATCTGCCTGGTTTCTCAGGTATAGCAAAGGATTTACACACTTCAGTCGCCAAAGTTTCGATGAGTTTATCGAGTTATTTTATTGGAATTTCAGCCGGACAATTACTTTACGGACCGCTATTGGATCGTTTTGGTCGAAAAAAACCTTTATTTATTGGGTTAATGGTCTATATTTTGGCTTCTTTGGGCTGTATTTATGTAACTACAATTGATTCGTTTATCCTTTTAAGATTTGTTCAGGCCGTTGGAAGTTGCGCTGCAACAGTAGCTTCTGTTGCTATGGTAAGAGATTTATTTCCTGTAAAAGATATTCCGAAAGTATTCTCCTTATTAATGCTTGTGGTTGGACTTTCTCCTATGCTGGCGCCTACAATTGGAGGTTATGTTACAGAAGATTACGGCTGGCATACTGTATTTTTTATTTTAATGTGTATGGGAATTGCAATTCTCATAGCATCACAGCTTGGTTTGCCTAATACTTATAAACCAGACACTTCAATATCTTTGAAGCCAAAACCTATTATTACCAATTTCTTAAAAGTACTTAGAGAGCCTCAGTTTTATACGTATGCTTTTACAGGGGCAATTGCTTTTTCAGGGCTGTTTTCGTACGTTGCGGCCTCTCCTATAATTTTTATGGATATTTACCATGTTGACGCTAAAACCTACGGTTGGATTTTTGCTTTTATGTCGGTTAGTTTTATTGGTTCAAGTCAGTTAAATTCAGCTTTATTGAAAAAATACTCCAGCGAACAAATGATTTTTGGTGCGTTGATTTCGCAGTCCGTTATTAGTATTGTTTTCCTGATTTTGGCTTTAAACAACCTTTTAGGATTGTATGAAACTATTGGAATGTTGTTTTTATTCCTGGCTTGTCTTGGAATCTCAAATCCAAATACCGCAGGTCTTACTCTGGCGCCTTTTGCTAAGAATACAGGAAGTGCCTCAGCATTAATGGGCGCTATTCAGCTTGGAATTGGGGCTTTAGCTTCATTTGCGGTTGGAATTTTTGTAAAAGATTCTGTTGCGCCAATGGTGGCGATCATGACAACAACTACGATTACCGCTTTTATTGTTTTAAATATTGGAAAACGTTTTATTAAGCAAAAAGTAGAATTGACTAAGGAAGATGATGTTATGATTGGTCATTAA
- a CDS encoding DUF294 nucleotidyltransferase-like domain-containing protein: MNTIAEHIADFLKEYPPFDNLTFQELSDIATNIRVINLEKHAVLFQNNDLLHDSFYVVASGIVNLTTIADAEETIINKCHEGDIFGLRPFFAKNNYMMTAKAREESIIYAIPIAVFRPFVANNSDVLNFLLENFAVNSRHAKDNVHSNGKLISDTAFYVDQQSEMQYIQSLAYNNSPLTTESNHIIKDVAILMTESMVDNIVICEKNNPIGIVTNADLSSKIATGRYPITETIDKIMSSPVVTVIENVSLAEAQLLMLKHNVTHLCVTKDGTSKSAVKGIISEHDLIVAQASNPGVLIKEVKRSQLPKDLKQIRDRLSDLIQNSIQKNIPISHVSNIASEINLAIIKRAVELSILDLGSPPARFAWLSIGSQGRKEQLLLTDQDSILIFEDVAPDKYREVKDYFLRLAKRTTSILEKVGYELCPNGHMGSNMLWCKSLTDWTKQYNSWMNTPGENSNDLSSIFFDYEIVFGEPKIEEVIENVIFKNAVNNTLFFDFLGNDALKRNSPLSFFKKFIVEEEGPHKTKFDIKTRALMPLIDSARLLILNANIKGIKNTYLRFKQLAITDSKNAEIYLSCAEAFLTLSKFRTVEGLKNDDSGQYINLRELSKTDKEKLKNALTPMKDLEELIKSKFQLTQFS; the protein is encoded by the coding sequence ATGAATACAATTGCTGAGCATATTGCAGATTTTTTAAAAGAATACCCGCCATTTGATAATTTAACTTTCCAGGAATTATCTGATATTGCAACGAACATTCGTGTTATCAATTTAGAAAAACATGCAGTATTGTTTCAAAACAATGACCTGCTTCACGACAGCTTTTATGTTGTGGCTTCGGGTATTGTAAATCTGACTACAATTGCTGATGCTGAAGAAACGATTATAAACAAATGTCATGAAGGTGATATTTTTGGTCTACGCCCGTTTTTTGCCAAAAATAACTATATGATGACGGCTAAAGCGCGTGAAGAAAGTATTATTTATGCTATTCCAATCGCGGTTTTCAGACCATTTGTAGCGAATAATTCAGACGTTTTGAACTTTTTACTCGAAAATTTCGCAGTAAATTCAAGACATGCGAAAGACAATGTACATTCTAATGGAAAATTGATTTCTGATACTGCGTTTTATGTTGATCAGCAATCAGAAATGCAGTACATTCAGTCTTTAGCGTACAACAATTCGCCTTTAACAACTGAATCGAACCATATTATTAAGGATGTCGCTATTTTGATGACCGAATCAATGGTCGACAATATCGTGATTTGTGAAAAGAATAATCCGATTGGTATAGTAACCAATGCCGATTTATCTTCAAAAATTGCTACAGGCCGCTATCCTATTACCGAAACGATTGATAAGATTATGTCTTCGCCGGTAGTTACTGTTATTGAAAATGTATCGTTGGCTGAAGCACAATTGCTGATGTTAAAACATAATGTTACCCATTTATGTGTTACCAAAGACGGTACCAGTAAATCTGCGGTAAAAGGAATTATTTCTGAGCACGATTTAATTGTGGCACAGGCCAGTAACCCTGGTGTTTTAATTAAAGAAGTGAAACGTTCGCAGTTGCCAAAAGATCTAAAACAAATACGAGATCGTTTGTCTGATTTGATTCAGAATTCGATTCAGAAGAATATTCCAATTTCACATGTCAGTAATATTGCGAGCGAAATTAACCTGGCCATTATTAAGCGTGCGGTAGAGCTTTCTATTTTAGATTTAGGCTCCCCTCCTGCTCGTTTTGCATGGTTAAGTATTGGTAGTCAAGGGCGTAAAGAACAGCTTTTGCTCACCGATCAGGACAGCATTCTGATTTTTGAAGATGTGGCACCGGATAAATACAGAGAGGTTAAAGATTACTTTTTGAGATTGGCCAAAAGAACCACTTCGATCCTTGAAAAAGTAGGTTACGAACTTTGTCCAAACGGACATATGGGAAGTAATATGCTTTGGTGTAAGTCATTGACCGACTGGACAAAACAGTACAACAGCTGGATGAATACTCCAGGTGAAAACAGTAACGATCTGAGCAGTATTTTCTTTGATTATGAAATTGTTTTTGGAGAACCAAAAATTGAAGAAGTCATCGAAAATGTGATCTTTAAAAATGCGGTGAACAATACTTTGTTTTTTGACTTTTTAGGAAACGACGCTTTAAAACGTAATTCTCCTTTAAGTTTTTTCAAAAAGTTTATTGTTGAAGAAGAAGGACCACATAAAACAAAATTTGATATTAAGACCCGCGCATTAATGCCTTTGATTGATTCAGCTCGTTTGCTGATTTTGAATGCTAATATAAAGGGGATTAAAAATACTTATTTGAGATTCAAACAATTGGCTATTACAGATTCTAAAAATGCCGAAATTTATTTAAGCTGTGCCGAGGCCTTTCTGACCTTGTCAAAGTTTAGAACTGTTGAAGGTTTGAAGAATGATGATTCCGGACAATATATTAATTTAAGGGAATTGTCTAAGACAGACAAAGAAAAGTTAAAAAATGCCTTAACCCCAATGAAAGACCTTGAGGAATTAATTAAGAGTAAATTTCAACTTACACAATTCTCATAA
- a CDS encoding 3'-5' exonuclease, producing the protein MLDWIKNINKEYPDFWKEYLTKFEVKPNRFVVLSTETSGLNPNKDVILSLGAFSVIDDSIVIKDNFEAVLLQYKFLQDNGLSNEFIIESKMMKMPEPDAMEALINFIGNSILVGHHINFDIEMLNAALERLDCGRLKNEALDVDMMYRKLMDINDKQFSLDDLSEIYKIPKSDRNSSAEDAYKIALLFLKLKSRLGIK; encoded by the coding sequence ATGCTAGACTGGATTAAAAATATCAACAAAGAGTATCCGGACTTTTGGAAGGAGTACTTGACGAAATTTGAAGTTAAACCCAACAGGTTTGTGGTGTTGTCTACAGAGACTTCCGGATTAAATCCCAATAAAGATGTTATTTTGTCTTTGGGGGCTTTTTCGGTTATTGATGACAGCATTGTGATTAAAGACAATTTTGAAGCTGTTTTACTACAATACAAATTTTTGCAGGATAACGGACTTTCGAATGAGTTTATCATTGAGAGCAAAATGATGAAGATGCCGGAACCTGATGCAATGGAAGCTTTGATTAATTTTATAGGAAATTCGATCTTGGTTGGACATCATATTAATTTTGACATTGAAATGCTGAATGCGGCATTAGAACGTCTGGATTGTGGAAGATTAAAAAACGAAGCTTTGGATGTTGATATGATGTATCGAAAATTAATGGATATTAACGACAAGCAATTTTCTTTGGACGATTTAAGTGAGATTTACAAAATTCCAAAAAGTGACAGAAATTCTTCTGCAGAAGACGCGTATAAAATTGCCCTATTGTTTCTTAAACTGAAATCCAGATTGGGAATTAAATAG
- a CDS encoding SRPBCC family protein, whose protein sequence is MKMIFVKIITVLVAIVSIALVVAMFTKNKYTIRREIIIDKPKTEVFDFIKLNRNQKLYSKWLLLDPATKIEITGTDGTAGSVLTFESKHHKTGKGEWEIKKSENDRIDFELRFLAPYVFTANGHMETKSLAGNQTKLIWIYNSGMNWPKNFMLIFFDMDKIIGADVEESLTNIKTIVEK, encoded by the coding sequence ATGAAAATGATATTCGTAAAAATAATAACGGTATTGGTAGCTATAGTTTCAATAGCTTTAGTAGTAGCCATGTTTACTAAAAATAAATACACTATAAGAAGAGAAATAATCATCGATAAACCCAAAACGGAAGTTTTTGATTTTATAAAACTGAATCGCAACCAAAAATTGTACAGTAAATGGCTGTTGCTGGATCCTGCTACAAAAATTGAGATAACAGGTACTGACGGAACTGCGGGTTCTGTTCTGACTTTTGAAAGCAAACACCATAAGACTGGTAAAGGAGAATGGGAAATAAAAAAATCTGAAAATGACAGAATCGATTTTGAACTTCGTTTTCTGGCGCCTTATGTATTTACGGCAAATGGGCATATGGAAACAAAAAGTTTAGCTGGAAATCAAACAAAGCTTATCTGGATTTATAATAGCGGAATGAACTGGCCTAAGAATTTTATGCTTATTTTCTTTGATATGGATAAAATAATTGGAGCTGATGTAGAAGAAAGCCTAACGAATATAAAAACGATTGTAGAAAAATAA
- a CDS encoding DUF4287 domain-containing protein gives MSFQAYLTNIKTKTGKGPDDFKKLSDEKGFSVSGELKPEVKATEIVSWLKTDFDLGHGHAMAIYALLKGLRK, from the coding sequence ATGTCATTTCAAGCTTATTTAACCAATATTAAAACAAAGACAGGAAAAGGTCCTGATGATTTTAAAAAACTTTCAGATGAAAAAGGTTTTTCAGTCAGTGGAGAATTAAAACCTGAAGTAAAAGCAACCGAAATTGTGAGCTGGCTAAAAACAGATTTTGATTTAGGTCACGGACACGCAATGGCTATTTATGCGCTTCTTAAAGGATTAAGGAAGTAA
- the acs gene encoding acetate--CoA ligase — MSYYKIENLEQYFKHYNKSIREPRKFWGKIAEENFTWYQQWEKVVDFNMGDAEVKWFTEAKVNITKNCIDRHLSKRGEKTAIIFEPNDPSESALHITYNELYERVSKMANVLREQGVRKGDRVCIYLPMIPELAVAVLACARIGAIHSVVFAGFSASAVSARINDCECKMVITADGGYRGNKTIDLKGIVDEALDTCPSVTKVLVVKRTNTQIKMKEGRDEWLQPLLNSAMDNSVAEIMDAEDPLFILYTSGSTGKPKGMVHTTAGYMVYTAYTFKNVFNHEENDIFWCTADIGWITGHSYILYGPLLNGGTTVIFEGVPSYPDFSRFWDIIEKHKITQFYTAPTAIRSLAKESLDYIQKYPLKSLKVIGSVGEPINEEAWHWFNDHVGDKRCPVVDTWWQTETGGIMISPIAFVTPTKPTYATLPLPGIQPVLMDEKRNEIEGNQVVGSLCIKFPWPGIARTIWGDHQRYKDTYFSAFPGKYFTGDGALRDEVGYYRITGRVDDVVIVSGHNLGTAPIEDAINEHPAVAESAIVGFPHDIKGNALYGFVILKETGEVRDRSNLSKEINQYISDHIGPIAKLDKIQFVSGLPKTRSGKIMRRILRKIAEGDLSNFGDTSTLLNPEIVEEITKGKI, encoded by the coding sequence ATGAGTTATTATAAAATTGAAAATTTAGAACAATATTTTAAACATTACAATAAGTCAATAAGGGAACCCAGGAAATTTTGGGGAAAGATAGCTGAGGAAAATTTTACCTGGTACCAACAATGGGAAAAAGTAGTTGACTTTAATATGGGGGATGCAGAAGTAAAGTGGTTTACGGAGGCAAAAGTTAACATTACCAAAAATTGCATTGACAGGCATTTAAGCAAAAGAGGAGAAAAAACGGCTATCATTTTTGAACCGAACGATCCGTCTGAAAGTGCCTTACATATAACGTATAATGAACTATACGAAAGAGTTTCAAAAATGGCGAATGTTTTGCGTGAGCAGGGTGTTCGTAAAGGAGACAGAGTTTGTATTTACTTACCAATGATTCCTGAACTGGCTGTGGCAGTATTGGCCTGCGCCAGAATTGGAGCCATTCACTCAGTTGTTTTTGCAGGATTTTCAGCTTCAGCTGTATCTGCCAGAATAAATGATTGCGAATGTAAAATGGTTATTACAGCTGATGGAGGATATAGAGGTAATAAAACCATCGACCTTAAAGGTATTGTTGATGAGGCATTAGATACCTGTCCGTCAGTTACTAAAGTTTTGGTCGTAAAAAGAACCAATACTCAAATTAAAATGAAAGAAGGTCGTGACGAATGGTTACAACCTTTATTGAATAGCGCAATGGACAATAGTGTAGCTGAAATAATGGACGCTGAGGATCCGTTATTTATTCTGTACACTTCTGGTTCAACAGGTAAACCAAAAGGTATGGTACATACCACAGCCGGATATATGGTTTATACTGCCTATACCTTCAAAAATGTTTTCAATCACGAAGAAAATGATATTTTCTGGTGTACCGCTGACATTGGATGGATTACGGGACACTCTTATATTTTATACGGACCTTTATTAAATGGAGGAACTACCGTAATTTTTGAAGGAGTTCCATCTTATCCTGATTTCAGTCGTTTTTGGGACATTATCGAAAAACATAAAATCACACAATTTTATACCGCACCAACAGCAATTCGTTCGCTTGCCAAAGAAAGTTTAGATTATATCCAAAAATATCCTCTAAAATCACTTAAAGTAATTGGATCCGTTGGAGAACCAATCAACGAAGAAGCCTGGCACTGGTTCAACGATCACGTTGGAGACAAAAGATGTCCGGTGGTCGATACCTGGTGGCAAACGGAAACGGGTGGAATTATGATTTCGCCAATTGCATTTGTAACGCCAACAAAACCAACCTACGCAACCTTGCCATTACCTGGAATTCAGCCTGTATTGATGGACGAAAAACGCAATGAAATCGAAGGAAATCAGGTTGTTGGTAGTTTGTGTATCAAATTTCCATGGCCTGGAATCGCCAGAACCATTTGGGGAGATCACCAACGTTACAAAGACACTTATTTCTCTGCTTTCCCAGGAAAATATTTCACAGGAGACGGTGCTTTAAGAGACGAAGTAGGTTACTACCGAATCACCGGTAGAGTAGATGATGTTGTGATTGTATCCGGTCATAATTTAGGAACAGCTCCTATTGAAGACGCGATCAACGAGCATCCTGCTGTAGCCGAATCTGCTATTGTTGGATTCCCACACGATATCAAAGGAAATGCACTATATGGTTTTGTAATTCTGAAGGAGACAGGAGAAGTTAGAGACAGATCGAATCTTAGTAAAGAGATCAATCAGTATATTTCTGATCACATCGGACCAATTGCAAAACTTGATAAAATTCAGTTCGTTTCCGGTTTACCAAAAACACGTTCCGGAAAAATTATGCGTAGAATTTTACGTAAAATAGCTGAAGGCGATCTTTCTAATTTTGGAGATACGTCAACGCTATTGAACCCTGAAATTGTAGAAGAGATTACAAAAGGTAAGATCTAG
- the ilvC gene encoding ketol-acid reductoisomerase — protein MANYFNTLPLRLQLEQLGVCEFMEQSEFADGISALAGKKVVIVGCGAQGLNQGLNMRDSGLDISYALRADAIAEKRASYKNATENGFKVGTYEELIPTADLVCNLTPDKQHTAVVTAIMPLMKNGSTLSYSHGFNIVEEGMQIRKDITVIMCAPKCPGSEVREEYKRGFGVPTLIAVHPENDPNGFGLDQAKAYAVATGGHKAGVLKSSFVAEVKSDLMGEQTILCGLLQTGSILCFDKMVEKGIDKAYASKLIQYGWETITEALKHGGITNMMDRLSNPAKIEAYEIAEELKDIMRPLFQKHQDDIISGEFSRTMMIDWANDDVNLLKWRAATGETNFEKTAPQEAPISEQEYFDNGVLMIAMVKAGVELAFETMTEAGIIEESAYYESLHELPLIANTIARKKLFEMNRVISDTAEYGCYLFDHACKPLLTEFMKTVETNVIGKPFSTTNGVDNATLIAVNKEVRQHPIEEVGAWLRESMTAMKKIG, from the coding sequence ATGGCAAATTATTTCAACACATTACCACTTAGATTACAATTAGAACAATTAGGAGTTTGCGAATTTATGGAGCAATCAGAATTTGCAGACGGAATTTCGGCATTAGCAGGAAAAAAAGTTGTCATTGTGGGCTGTGGTGCACAAGGTTTGAATCAGGGTTTAAACATGAGAGATTCTGGTTTAGACATTTCATATGCATTGCGCGCAGATGCAATTGCTGAAAAAAGAGCATCTTATAAAAATGCTACTGAAAACGGATTTAAAGTAGGTACTTATGAAGAATTAATTCCAACTGCTGACTTAGTTTGTAATTTAACACCAGACAAACAACACACTGCTGTAGTTACTGCCATTATGCCTTTAATGAAAAACGGATCAACTTTATCGTATTCTCACGGATTCAATATTGTTGAAGAAGGAATGCAGATTCGTAAAGACATCACTGTAATTATGTGCGCTCCAAAATGCCCGGGTTCTGAGGTTCGTGAAGAATACAAAAGAGGATTTGGTGTACCAACACTTATCGCTGTTCACCCGGAGAATGACCCAAACGGTTTTGGTCTAGATCAGGCAAAAGCTTACGCTGTAGCCACTGGAGGTCATAAAGCAGGAGTATTAAAATCGTCATTTGTTGCTGAAGTAAAATCAGATCTAATGGGAGAGCAAACCATCCTTTGCGGATTATTGCAAACCGGTTCTATTTTATGTTTTGATAAAATGGTGGAGAAAGGAATCGATAAAGCATATGCTTCAAAATTAATTCAATACGGATGGGAAACCATCACAGAAGCTTTGAAACATGGTGGTATCACCAATATGATGGACCGTCTTTCGAATCCTGCAAAAATTGAAGCTTACGAAATTGCTGAAGAATTAAAAGATATCATGAGACCATTGTTCCAGAAACACCAGGATGATATTATCTCGGGTGAATTCTCCAGAACCATGATGATCGACTGGGCGAATGATGATGTTAACTTATTGAAATGGAGAGCTGCAACTGGTGAAACTAACTTTGAGAAAACAGCTCCTCAGGAAGCGCCAATTTCAGAGCAGGAGTACTTTGACAACGGAGTTTTGATGATCGCTATGGTAAAAGCCGGTGTTGAACTAGCTTTCGAAACCATGACAGAGGCAGGAATCATCGAAGAATCAGCTTATTACGAATCATTACACGAATTACCTTTAATTGCCAACACTATAGCAAGAAAAAAATTATTTGAAATGAACCGCGTGATTTCAGACACAGCAGAATACGGTTGTTATTTATTTGATCATGCCTGCAAACCGTTATTGACCGAGTTCATGAAAACTGTTGAAACAAATGTAATAGGAAAACCATTCTCTACCACAAATGGAGTAGACAATGCGACCTTAATTGCTGTAAACAAAGAAGTTCGTCAACATCCTATCGAAGAAGTAGGGGCATGGTTGAGAGAGTCAATGACGGCAATGAAAAAAATTGGATAA